The stretch of DNA GAAAGGTCAGctgtaaaataaaaccaacaataaaaatcacaTTCCTTCTATGTAgctaatttgaatttcatatATCCGATGGTCTTAGAATGAAAAATTACCATCTAGCTCTTTTAGAGCGGAAGAAGTACCAGAAGTTTCGACGTCTGGTTCTGGTGGTACAATTTTTCCCGATTCAGAAATATCGGACTCAATTGGGGTGGTTTTTTGGTCTTCATCAGGAAAAACAGCGAGTTCTGTCTTATCGCCATTATCTTCAGTTGATTTTCGGGCtggaattaaaaatataaggAATTCCTGTCTTGCAAAACATTGATGCCAAAAACATACTGGCTTCATTGTCATCTTGCAAGTTTATTCCTTTTCCAGCGGGTTGTTCCGAAATTTCGGCTATACTTCCTTCTGTATTaagatatttattttctatttatgttTTGACCAGTTGTAAAAATTACTTACTGGTCAGATTCGGGAATTCACTGATGCTTTCGGTTTCATTGGTAGAAAGATCATctgtaaaataaaaccaataaaaatcaCATTCTGTTAATTTCCGATGGTCATATAATAAAAATTACCATCTCGCTCTTTGGGAGAGGCAGAAGTACCAGAAGTTTCGACGTCTTCTGCTCGTGGTAAGCTTTTTCCCGATTCAGAAATATCGGACACAATTGCAATGTTTTTCTCGTCTTTATCAGGCAAAACAGCAAGTTCTGTCTTAGCTCCATTATCTTTAGTTGATTTTCCGgctataattaaaaatatacgGAATTTCTGTTGTAAAAAACATTGCTTCCAAAAACTTACTGGCTTTATTGTCATCTTCCAAGTTTATTCCTTTTCCAGCGGGTTGTTTAGAAGTGTCGGCTATACTTCTTTCTGTATTAGGATATTTATTATCTATTTATATTTCgaaaagttgtaaaaattACTTACTGGTCAGATTCGAGACTTCGCTCACGCTTTGTGTTTCATTGGTAGAAAGATCATCTGAAAAAGAAACCAATACAAATCAGATTCCTCTTATGTAGTTAATTTGAACTTAATGTTTGCTAGGGTCtaataatgaaaaaattaCCATCTAGCTCTTTTGGAGCCGCAGAAATACCAGAAGTTTCAACGTCTTGTTCTCGTGGTAAAATGTTACCCGATTCAGAAATATCGGACTCAATTATAGTGGTTATATCGTCTTTATCAGGAAAAACAGTGAGTTCTATATTATCACTTTGATCTTTACTTGATTTTCCGTCtggaattaaaaatttaaGGAATTCCTGCTGTGCAAAACATTGGTGCCAAAAACTTACAGGCTGCATTGTCATCTTCTAAGTTTGGTTCTATTCCAGCGGGTTGTTCAGAAATTTCGGCAATACTTCTTTCTGTATTAagatatttattaaatatttgtgtttcgACCAGTTGTAATGATTACTTACTGGTCAGATTCGAGACTTCACGGAAGCTTTGGTTTACATTGGTAGAAAGATCATCTGGAAAATAAAGACAATAAAAATCAGATTCCTCTTATGTAGTTAATTTGAACTTAATGTTTGCTAGGGTCtaataatgaaaaaattaCCATCTAGCTCTTTTGGAGCCGCAGAAATACCAGAAGTTTCAACGTCTTGTTCTCGTGGTAAAATGTTACCCGATTCAGAAATATCGGACTCAATTATAGTGGTTATATCGTCTTTATCAGGAAAAACAGTGAGTTCTATATTATCACTTTGATCTTTACTTGATTTTCCGTCtggaattaaaaatattcGGAATTTCTGCTGTGCAAAACATTGGTGCCAATAACTTACTGGCTTCATTTTCATCATCTAAGTTTGGTCTTATTTCAGCTGGTTTTTCAGAAATGTCGGCTATACTTCTTTCTGTATAAAGATATTTATTGACTATTTATATTTCGACCAGTTATAAAAATTACTTACTGGTCAGATTCGAGACTTCACTGTCGCCAAGGGTTTCATTAATAGAAAGGTCAGCtgtaaaacaaaaccaacaataaaaatcacaTTCCTTCTATGTAgctaatttgaatttcatatATCCGATGGTCTTAGAATGAAAAATTACCATCTAGCTCTTTTAGAGCGGCAGAAGTACCAGAAGTTTCGACGTCTTGTTCTCGTGGTAAAATTTCAACCGATTCAGAAATATCGGACTCAATTACAGTTGTTTGTTCGTCTTTATCAGGAAAAACAGCGAGCTCTGTCTTATTACCAAAATCTTTAGTTGATTTTCCGGCTGAAATTAGGAATATAAGGAATGAGTGGCTTTATGGTCAGCTTCTAAATGTATTCCTTCCCAAGCGGGCTATtctgcaatttgtttggttcCAATTTGTAGCTGCAAAACCAGCTACTTAAGCTATGTGAAAAAAGACACCAGATTCACAGACCCTGTCAAAATGGCAGAATTTTAAGAATTGATTATTTACCacttatttgtatttttgtcaggttttcatatttttgaaTGTCAGCATATTCGTTTTCAAGAATTTGGTAAGTGTTATTGTTGTCTACTTCCTCGTCCATTTGAATTGTGCTGTGAATAAGCTCCTCATAATTTGTGTTACCAAACTCGTTGTTTTCACAGGTAGATTCCGTTGATAGGATTGCCGTCGATTTGGAATTGTACGAGCATGTTTCAGAATCAACGTCGTTTAGCTCGTCACGATTTTCTGCAACGGCAGGCCCATTTCCCTTTAACTTCCGCGCATCGACCATTCTTCGAAATGCCCTTTGAATAATGATGGCTGCCGTGACTAAGCCAAAGGAACCACTTTTTAATCGATTTTTCGGAcccattttttttaaatattgacGATATTGTCGTTGAATAACTATAACtgcatttatatattttcgaGTATTTTGGATATCATTCTGTCGACTCTTCTTTTCTGAATCCTTTCGGTTGTTAAATCTCTTTTTGGCCAAGTAGCGGCGAAATACCCTTTGAATCATAAAAACTGCACGTATATATTCTCTGTCACGGTTTTCTTGTtcagcaaatattttcttttgctttttataccgGCGAAAATTCCTTTGAATAATGATGACAGCTTTTAAATAGTTGGGACCgtatttctttgtattttcCGGGACTACCTCAGCTATTGGCGTATCATCTTTGAAAGTTATAACGTGACTTGAAGTGCTGTAGTTATTCCGAACTTCTGCTGTTTCAGCAGTTATTATACGACCACATTGGCATGTTGTATTTGCCACAGATGGGAATGGCTCTTTGTCCCTGAATGATTCTTCGTATTCCGTATATTTAGTGTATTCAGTGTGCATTGATTTGGTCTCCGAAAGCTTTTGAAAGTATTCTTGGGcgaatatataaatattgtcTGGACCTTCCTTTAGAACTTCcttaataaattgttttataagtTCGGTAAGGTGTTCCGGAACTATTTGAAATACGAGTGAAAGTGGCACCTGCTGTCTCATACGcttttttatgatattttcaTAGGTTTGTATTGGCTCGTATTTGCGCATTCCTCGGTTCGATTTTTCGGTCACAATCGAATTAAAGAAATCGGCAGAAAATTTGTATAGGTTTTCAGGCTTTTCCCGTAAAACTTCTTTAGCGTACATCTTCATTAGGTCCCTTAGCCCCTCAGGTACTCTTGGTAAACTTTTTCCCGTCATTTTAAGATGATTGTCTCCAATAACGAACTATCCACAGCAAGTATTTAAGGAAAACTAGCTGATTCAATGTTcctgttgtggctgctcctAGTAACCTGAAATGTCACGTGTTTCCATACCAACAACAATTTCCCGCAccacacatgcatgcacatGCATGTTTGTATATGTGAAAGGACCACAGTGGGACTCGGCCAAAAAATAACTATTAAAAAAACCAGTAGGAATCCTGTTGTACTCGGCACTAGGTCGCAGGTGGTGATATGACCACTCCCTAATAGACCACCACTAGTTCCCGGACACACCCCAAGCCAgacaaacagacggacagacagacatggctatatcgactcggctattgatgctggtcaagaatatatgtatgtacatatgtacatagagtGCAATAGGGTGAAGGGGTTCGGTGGGGAATGGCGGCTTACCTATGAAATTGTGGTTTTGGATACCACAATGGGCAGATTTGCCTCCAATTTAACTTGCCCTTGGTGGAGCAGCCCAACTAATCGTTAACCTTACCTGTGGAATTTTACTTTGGGCACACCAAATattaagtttttaattttttgacaCCTTCATTGCTGAACCGAACTGGAAATATACCCCGAATCTCCGAATATGCCCTGAGGAACcagtatatatgtgtgtatattaaatatatagttttaatttttaacaGACAGTGCGAGCTTTTTCGACACCtttaagtacatatgtacatatgtatgtatatattatgaaaattatttagATATTGCAATATTTGAATCCTCATCATTTGCTTCCACAATTCGACATATAATTGGAATGTCCTCGTAACGAGATTTATAATTAACAGACGAATACAAAGTTTTTTGAATGACATCGTGTTTAAATTTGTTCCAATCACGACCCTTAAGGAAGTGGGAAAATATAGATTCCCTTGAGGGTATAGTACAGTCTAGATAAAACAATCTGCGCTGCCAAATGTTTCCcgggttttgctttttctctaATAAGAAAAATCTGGGAAGCAATAAACAGTGAACTCTGGTTCGAGCCATTATTACGCGATGCTCCATGTTCTCGCCCAATCCAAATATTGCTCCAAATGTAAGTTTTCCAACATCAATAAAATGACTTTCATTTTTGTAAACCTGAAATTACATATTTTAGTATGTAACATTCatagatacatttgtacaaatattttgccatcAAAGGAATGAGGTTCATGTTCTACAAGTTCTACATCGGACCGCATTCTAAGCGAGTTCCCTGATCTTTATAGAAGAGCAGATCTTTACAGttttaaaatatcaataaGAGGTCGTAGAGCAAGTGTAAGCCTTGTCATTGCTTATTTATGATTCTGCCGTGAACACTCGTAAATGAAATGACTCGAATATTAATTCTGGCATATCGTGTGATACTTTATACGTTTTTTTCGATTTAAAATTCATCATTCTGCCTCTGTAATATGTTTGCACGAATACAAAGTACCTTGTACTTTACAGACTCAGATATATTGTGTTAATAAGACTAATATTGATCGACTTACCACAGACTTGAGAGATTTTGTCGTGTTTTTTCCCGCTATACCACCAAaatcacaaatattttcttttgaagCACATTTCCCTGTCAGCTGACTTGGGTTTGAGCTTGATCGAGTTTTCATCCTGCTCATGAAAGAAATACCTTCTTCCGATGCATCCCTCAGCTGATAAatcttttttccattttttaaaGTGACCTAAAAagttcaaaaatatataaaataacacaaaatacaTTGTTTATAATACTGTACCGTTATGTTGAGGCATTGAAGTAAAAGACATTCACCACTAAGCACAAAGTGGACGTTTGTTAAAGTGCCTTTATCCTCATAAAAAATTGTC from Drosophila subobscura isolate 14011-0131.10 chromosome O, UCBerk_Dsub_1.0, whole genome shotgun sequence encodes:
- the LOC117896039 gene encoding uncharacterized protein LOC117896039, which translates into the protein MEFWDEKKRALGALDYFKFLDNDQVINACRIGTIKQYNPLETIFYEDKGTLTNVHFVLSGECLLLQCLNITVTLKNGKKIYQLRDASEEGISFMSRMKTRSSSNPSQLTGKCASKENICDFGGIAGKNTTKSLKSVVYKNESHFIDVGKLTFGAIFGLGENMEHRVIMARTRVHCLLLPRFFLLEKKQNPGNIWQRRLFYLDCTIPSRESIFSHFLKGRDWNKFKHDVIQKTLYSSVNYKSRYEDIPIICRIVEANDEDSNIAISK